The following proteins are co-located in the Lacticaseibacillus paracasei subsp. paracasei genome:
- a CDS encoding ParA family protein: protein MAHIIAVANQKGGVGKTTTTVNLGACLANLGKKILIVDADAQGNATSGVGVQKAQVEKDIYDVLVNEEPITEAILPTKHKNMSIVPATIQLAGAEIELTSQMAREMRLKLGLHPVEDQYDYILIDCPPSLGQLSINAFTASDSILIPVQSEYYALEGLSQLLNTVRLVQKHFNPSLAIEGVLLTMYDARTNLGAQVIDEVRKYFGDKVYATVIPRITRLAEAPSYGLPIVDFDPKSRGSEVYEALAKEVLAAHGE, encoded by the coding sequence ATGGCACATATCATCGCAGTCGCTAACCAAAAAGGCGGCGTGGGCAAAACCACCACCACGGTCAATCTGGGCGCCTGTTTGGCCAACCTTGGCAAGAAGATTTTGATTGTGGACGCTGATGCACAAGGCAATGCGACTAGTGGCGTCGGCGTTCAAAAGGCCCAAGTTGAAAAGGATATTTATGATGTGCTAGTCAACGAAGAGCCGATTACCGAAGCTATTCTGCCAACGAAACATAAGAACATGTCGATTGTGCCAGCCACCATTCAACTGGCTGGCGCTGAGATCGAGTTAACCAGCCAAATGGCGCGTGAAATGCGATTGAAGTTGGGATTGCATCCTGTGGAGGATCAATACGATTATATTTTGATTGATTGCCCGCCATCGCTTGGCCAATTGTCGATCAATGCATTTACAGCAAGCGACTCGATTTTAATCCCGGTCCAAAGCGAATATTACGCTCTGGAGGGATTAAGCCAGTTACTAAACACGGTGCGGTTGGTTCAGAAACACTTTAATCCGAGCTTAGCGATCGAAGGGGTGTTGTTGACAATGTATGATGCGCGGACCAATCTCGGCGCACAAGTCATTGACGAGGTCCGCAAGTATTTTGGCGATAAAGTATATGCAACGGTGATTCCGCGAATTACGCGATTGGCGGAGGCGCCAAGCTATGGTCTGCCAATTGTGGATTTTGATCCAAAGTCCCGGGGATCAGAGGTTTACGAGGCTTTAGCCAAGGAGGTGCTGGCTGCTCATGGCGAATAA
- a CDS encoding ParB/RepB/Spo0J family partition protein, giving the protein MANKNNKGLGRGIDAIFKDFESPDLSANNTVEELPLIDIRPNPYQPRKTFDEEGLKELAGSIKQTGVFQPIIVRKSVSGYEIITGERRFRASKLAGKETIPSIVRDFNDPEMMEIAVLENLQREDLTPLDEAQAYDTLIKRLNLTQAEVSARLGKSRPYIANYLRLLTLPQQVKQMLSANQLSMGQARTLLSLKDKSKMVSVAKKTINENLTVRQLERLINQMNAGNTRPATKEKPKSPYVRATENQLGERFGTKVNINEGNKGKGKIEIDFTSEKDLNRILAMLDVNID; this is encoded by the coding sequence ATGGCGAATAAGAATAACAAAGGCTTAGGCCGTGGTATCGATGCGATTTTCAAAGATTTTGAGAGCCCAGATCTGAGTGCCAATAATACAGTTGAAGAATTACCGCTGATTGACATCCGACCAAATCCCTACCAACCGCGTAAAACGTTTGATGAGGAAGGCTTGAAGGAACTGGCTGGTTCGATCAAACAAACCGGCGTGTTCCAACCGATCATTGTCCGCAAGAGTGTTTCAGGCTATGAGATTATTACCGGTGAACGTCGCTTCCGTGCGTCTAAATTGGCTGGCAAGGAGACTATTCCATCCATTGTTCGGGACTTCAATGATCCCGAAATGATGGAAATCGCTGTGCTGGAAAACTTGCAGCGGGAAGATCTGACGCCGCTAGACGAAGCCCAGGCTTATGATACCTTGATCAAGCGTCTGAATCTGACGCAAGCAGAAGTATCGGCACGACTTGGTAAAAGCCGACCTTATATTGCGAACTACTTACGCCTTTTGACACTGCCGCAGCAAGTCAAACAAATGTTAAGTGCCAATCAGCTGTCAATGGGACAAGCACGGACGCTGTTAAGTCTCAAAGATAAGTCCAAAATGGTGAGTGTGGCCAAGAAGACAATCAATGAAAACCTGACTGTGCGCCAGCTAGAACGGCTCATTAATCAAATGAATGCTGGCAACACGCGCCCGGCAACCAAAGAAAAGCCAAAGTCGCCATACGTGCGGGCAACTGAGAACCAACTTGGCGAACGCTTTGGCACCAAGGTGAATATTAATGAAGGCAACAAAGGCAAAGGCAAGATCGAGATTGACTTCACTTCCGAAAAAGATTTGAATCGGATCTTGGCCATGCTCGACGTCAATATTGACTAA
- a CDS encoding DUF951 domain-containing protein: MYDLHDLVQMKKPHACGTNKWEIIRLGADIKIKCTGCGHIVMMSRRDFEKRLKKVLGHVE; the protein is encoded by the coding sequence ATGTATGATTTACATGATCTCGTTCAGATGAAGAAACCGCATGCTTGCGGTACCAACAAATGGGAAATTATCCGCTTAGGTGCTGATATCAAGATAAAATGTACCGGATGCGGTCATATTGTGATGATGTCCCGGCGCGATTTTGAAAAACGACTCAAAAAAGTGTTGGGTCATGTAGAGTAG
- the ychF gene encoding redox-regulated ATPase YchF yields the protein MALTAGIVGLPNVGKSTLFNAITKAGAEMANYPFATIDPNVGMVEVPDKRLARIDELIPAKKIIHTTFEFTDIAGIVKGASKGEGLGNKFLENIRQVDAIVHVVRAFDDDNITSVTGKVDPLEDMATINMELAIADLDAVNKRYAKVEKVARTQTNDKEAQAEFKVLKKIKPVLEDGGMVRSIDFDKDELKIVKGLFLLTSKPVLYVANIAEEAMADPDSVDYVKQIKAEAAKEGAEVIAISAKTEEEIAELDDDEKADFLAAEGVDESGLDKLIKASYHLLGLATFFTAGGKETRAWTFRQGMKAPEVAGIIHSDFERGFIRAETMSFTDLDKYGSVQAVKEAGRYRSEGKEYEVQDGDIIEFRFNV from the coding sequence ATGGCTTTAACAGCAGGTATCGTAGGACTTCCAAACGTCGGTAAGTCCACGCTTTTTAACGCAATCACTAAAGCAGGCGCCGAGATGGCGAACTATCCATTCGCTACAATCGACCCGAATGTCGGGATGGTCGAAGTGCCAGATAAACGTCTGGCACGAATCGATGAATTGATTCCGGCCAAGAAGATTATTCATACAACTTTTGAATTCACAGATATTGCCGGCATTGTTAAAGGTGCTTCTAAGGGTGAAGGACTCGGCAACAAGTTCCTTGAAAACATTCGTCAGGTGGATGCGATTGTTCATGTTGTCCGAGCGTTCGATGATGACAACATCACCAGTGTAACTGGCAAAGTCGACCCGTTAGAGGATATGGCGACGATTAATATGGAATTGGCCATCGCTGATCTTGATGCTGTCAATAAACGCTATGCTAAAGTTGAAAAAGTGGCGCGAACACAAACCAATGACAAAGAAGCGCAGGCTGAATTCAAGGTGCTCAAAAAGATTAAGCCCGTACTGGAAGATGGCGGGATGGTTCGCAGCATCGACTTTGATAAAGATGAGCTGAAGATTGTCAAAGGCTTGTTCTTGCTGACCAGCAAGCCAGTTTTGTATGTCGCTAACATTGCTGAAGAAGCGATGGCTGATCCGGATTCGGTTGATTACGTCAAGCAAATCAAGGCCGAGGCTGCCAAAGAAGGTGCCGAAGTGATTGCGATTTCTGCCAAAACTGAGGAAGAAATTGCTGAACTGGATGATGATGAAAAGGCAGACTTTTTGGCAGCAGAAGGTGTCGACGAGTCTGGGTTGGATAAGCTGATCAAGGCTAGCTATCATTTGCTGGGATTGGCAACCTTCTTCACAGCCGGTGGCAAAGAAACCCGTGCGTGGACATTTAGACAGGGAATGAAGGCTCCAGAAGTTGCTGGGATTATTCATTCCGACTTCGAACGCGGTTTTATTCGCGCCGAGACAATGTCCTTCACCGATTTAGACAAGTACGGATCTGTTCAGGCGGTTAAAGAAGCGGGCCGTTATCGATCTGAAGGCAAAGAATATGAAGTGCAGGATGGGGACATCATTGAATTCCGGTTCAATGTCTAA
- a CDS encoding DUF1129 domain-containing protein → MAEKHEEETKQTATDAAVNGKNTATTEQTASKVQSAATDESSADQATAAKNAHVKQEKPATTVPELIARLTNKNDEYIFKLRRELKDGGMNAADEEELLKTMLPEIITAQRQGKPANQLYGPVTVKTDEILHTPKPEPKKPMWLMVIDQSLFFMSILAVMYGALAYFDTKSQNAASSSFVYLVMLSLMAGLFFVYYADWMQQDKKKRRSAWLVLGGGVVLVVSITFIGSALAMLDTPFTRPMPWFVNIIIGAIAYGIHWVLQHRYHLKSFFQR, encoded by the coding sequence ATGGCAGAGAAACATGAAGAAGAGACGAAACAGACGGCAACCGATGCTGCAGTAAATGGTAAAAATACTGCTACGACTGAACAAACAGCATCAAAAGTACAGTCGGCAGCCACTGATGAGTCGTCAGCAGATCAAGCAACGGCGGCTAAAAATGCACATGTGAAACAGGAAAAGCCTGCGACCACTGTGCCAGAGCTGATTGCACGGCTCACAAATAAAAATGATGAATATATTTTCAAACTACGCCGTGAGTTAAAAGACGGCGGTATGAACGCGGCGGACGAAGAAGAACTACTCAAAACGATGTTGCCCGAGATCATCACAGCGCAACGACAAGGCAAGCCAGCCAATCAGCTTTACGGACCGGTTACGGTAAAGACAGACGAAATTCTGCATACGCCAAAACCTGAGCCTAAAAAGCCAATGTGGTTGATGGTCATTGACCAAAGTCTGTTCTTCATGTCGATTTTAGCGGTTATGTATGGGGCACTTGCCTACTTCGATACCAAGTCGCAAAACGCCGCCAGCAGCAGTTTTGTTTACTTAGTGATGTTGAGTCTAATGGCTGGTCTCTTCTTCGTTTATTATGCTGACTGGATGCAGCAAGATAAAAAGAAACGCCGAAGTGCTTGGCTTGTCTTGGGCGGCGGTGTTGTCTTAGTCGTGTCGATCACGTTCATTGGCAGTGCCTTGGCGATGCTTGACACGCCGTTCACGCGCCCAATGCCGTGGTTCGTCAATATCATTATTGGCGCCATTGCCTATGGGATTCACTGGGTCTTACAGCACCGGTATCACCTCAAAAGCTTTTTCCAGAGATAA
- the guaB gene encoding IMP dehydrogenase, with the protein MSLWDTKFARRGFTFDDVLLIPAESHVLPHDVDLSVQLADNLKLNIPIISAGMDTVTESAMAIAMARQGGLGVIHKNMSIEAQADEVLKVKRSENGVIVDPFFLTADKPVSDAEDLMKKYRISGVPIVNNTTDRKLTGIITNRDLRYVDDKSVLIDTVMTKEGLVTAPAGTSIEDAEAILQSRKIEKLPLIDKEGRLSGLITIKDIEKVVEFPHAAKDAHGRLLVAAAVGVTSDTFDRAQALLDAGADAIVIDTAHGHSAGVIRKIKEIREQFPLATLIAGNVATAEATEALYDAGVDVVKVGIGPGSICTTRIVAGVGVPQLTAIYDAASVARKRGKTIIADGGIKYSGDIVKALAAGGNAVMLGSLLAGTDEAPGQFEIYQGRRFKTYRGMGSLGAMAQAHGSSDRYFQSGVNEANKLVPEGIEGRVAYKGSLGDVIFQMLGGIESGMGYVGAPNLQELQDNAQFIQITGAGLRESHPHDVQITREAPNYSVQ; encoded by the coding sequence ATGAGTCTTTGGGATACAAAGTTTGCCCGGCGCGGTTTTACGTTTGATGATGTGTTGTTGATACCTGCAGAAAGTCATGTTTTACCTCACGATGTCGATCTGTCTGTACAACTGGCGGACAACTTGAAGCTGAATATCCCAATCATCTCGGCGGGGATGGATACCGTTACCGAGAGTGCTATGGCAATTGCAATGGCACGCCAAGGCGGGTTGGGCGTGATTCATAAGAACATGAGCATCGAAGCACAAGCAGATGAAGTGCTGAAGGTGAAGCGCAGTGAAAATGGTGTCATTGTCGATCCATTCTTCCTGACGGCCGATAAACCGGTTAGTGATGCTGAAGATTTAATGAAAAAATATCGGATTAGCGGCGTCCCGATTGTTAATAACACCACAGATCGCAAGTTGACCGGCATCATCACCAACCGTGATCTGCGTTATGTTGATGATAAAAGTGTGCTGATTGACACGGTTATGACCAAGGAAGGGCTGGTGACCGCGCCGGCTGGCACTTCAATCGAAGATGCCGAAGCTATTTTGCAGTCTCGTAAAATTGAAAAATTACCGTTGATCGATAAGGAAGGCCGCCTTAGTGGGCTGATTACGATCAAGGATATTGAAAAAGTGGTTGAATTCCCGCATGCTGCTAAAGATGCGCATGGCCGTTTGTTGGTTGCAGCAGCGGTTGGCGTTACCTCTGACACCTTTGATCGGGCGCAAGCTTTGCTTGATGCCGGTGCCGATGCGATTGTGATCGACACGGCCCATGGGCATAGTGCTGGCGTGATTCGGAAAATCAAAGAGATTCGGGAACAGTTCCCATTAGCAACTCTGATTGCCGGTAATGTGGCCACGGCTGAAGCAACGGAAGCGTTGTATGATGCTGGTGTCGATGTTGTCAAAGTTGGCATTGGCCCCGGTTCAATCTGCACAACCCGGATCGTTGCCGGTGTCGGTGTGCCACAACTGACTGCCATCTATGATGCCGCCAGTGTTGCTCGTAAGCGCGGCAAGACAATTATCGCTGACGGTGGGATCAAGTATTCCGGTGATATCGTAAAGGCTTTGGCAGCTGGCGGCAATGCCGTTATGCTCGGTTCCCTTTTGGCCGGCACTGATGAGGCACCTGGCCAGTTCGAAATTTATCAAGGCCGCCGCTTCAAGACTTATCGCGGCATGGGCTCACTTGGCGCGATGGCGCAGGCCCACGGTTCTAGTGATCGTTATTTCCAGAGCGGGGTTAACGAAGCAAACAAACTGGTTCCTGAAGGCATCGAAGGCCGCGTGGCTTACAAGGGCAGTCTCGGCGATGTGATTTTCCAAATGCTCGGTGGTATTGAATCCGGCATGGGTTATGTCGGTGCACCGAATCTTCAAGAACTCCAAGATAATGCGCAGTTCATTCAAATTACCGGTGCTGGTTTACGCGAGAGCCATCCGCATGATGTGCAGATCACGCGGGAAGCACCTAACTATTCCGTTCAATAA
- a CDS encoding response regulator transcription factor translates to MKILIVDDDKEIVELLSIYVKNEGYEPIQAYSGKEAITKLVTNPDIALMILDIMMPNMSGMDVVKEVRKDSQIPIIIVSAKTADMDKIQGLITGADDYVTKPFNPLEVMARVKSLLRRSQNEVTNTEPDVLEVGPLTIKKDSHEVTTLTGKQIQLTALEFGILYLLASHPNRVFSADEIFERVWQQESIVSAKTVMVHVSHLRDKIEEATDGEKVIETVWGVGYKVEA, encoded by the coding sequence ATGAAAATTTTAATTGTTGACGACGATAAAGAAATCGTCGAATTACTAAGTATTTACGTTAAAAACGAAGGTTACGAACCGATTCAGGCGTATTCCGGTAAGGAAGCCATTACTAAGCTTGTGACCAATCCTGATATTGCTTTGATGATCCTCGATATTATGATGCCTAATATGTCTGGGATGGATGTTGTCAAAGAAGTCCGCAAAGATTCACAGATTCCAATCATTATCGTCTCGGCTAAAACAGCAGATATGGACAAGATTCAAGGCCTTATTACTGGAGCAGACGATTATGTCACCAAGCCATTCAATCCGCTAGAGGTCATGGCGCGCGTCAAGAGTTTGTTGCGCCGAAGTCAAAATGAGGTGACCAATACGGAACCGGATGTGCTTGAAGTCGGTCCGCTAACGATCAAAAAAGATAGTCATGAAGTCACCACCCTTACCGGCAAGCAAATTCAGCTAACCGCGCTGGAATTCGGCATTCTGTACTTGCTAGCTAGCCATCCGAATCGTGTTTTCTCGGCTGATGAGATTTTTGAACGCGTTTGGCAACAGGAATCAATCGTCTCAGCGAAAACCGTTATGGTGCATGTCTCGCATCTGCGTGACAAGATTGAAGAAGCGACCGATGGCGAGAAGGTGATCGAAACAGTTTGGGGCGTCGGCTATAAGGTTGAGGCCTAA
- a CDS encoding sensor histidine kinase translates to MSEKVKLTGKEKSELWIEGIVTVILLLMLNFALLVLINQMIAHNPGLENAIWGVKTNLTFGSRGFHLWSWSNLFLALMAIADVIVVYWRLARRYRQMQMRHVIAELHFIADGHLDHRIKFEVNTELQKVVSSINALVDSTVNSMAEERRIEQSKDELITNVSHDIRTPLTSIIGYLGLIEDHQYRSEEELLKYTHTAYLKAKQMKVLVEDLFEYTKVKSTTTKLNPVRFNMIAMLEQLAASFELEAHKKHMRILVSGEPDPLMMEADTEKLGRVFNNLIVNALKYGQGGRHIFLDAQRIGSEVVVKVSNDGAQIPNDALSQLFDRFYRVEESRSQETGGTGLGLAIAQSIIALHGGYIYADSSPEITSFVIHLPLKVGASLTDNKNKSNEEAGKSK, encoded by the coding sequence ATGAGCGAAAAAGTCAAACTAACTGGTAAGGAAAAATCCGAACTTTGGATTGAAGGCATCGTGACGGTGATTCTGCTGTTAATGCTTAATTTTGCCTTGCTAGTGTTGATTAATCAGATGATCGCGCACAATCCTGGTTTGGAAAATGCTATCTGGGGTGTGAAAACGAATCTGACGTTTGGCAGCCGTGGATTTCATTTGTGGAGCTGGTCCAATCTTTTCCTAGCACTGATGGCGATTGCTGATGTCATTGTGGTGTATTGGCGACTTGCTCGGCGATATCGGCAAATGCAAATGCGTCACGTCATTGCGGAGCTACATTTTATTGCCGATGGTCATCTTGATCATCGGATTAAGTTTGAGGTCAATACGGAGTTGCAAAAGGTTGTCAGCAGCATTAACGCGCTTGTTGATTCAACCGTCAATTCAATGGCCGAGGAACGGCGGATCGAACAGAGTAAAGATGAGCTGATTACTAATGTCAGCCATGATATTCGAACGCCGCTAACGTCCATTATCGGTTATCTTGGCCTGATTGAAGATCATCAATATCGCAGTGAAGAAGAGCTACTCAAGTACACGCACACGGCTTATTTGAAGGCTAAGCAGATGAAAGTACTGGTTGAGGACCTTTTTGAGTACACCAAGGTTAAATCGACCACGACCAAGCTGAATCCCGTACGTTTTAACATGATTGCGATGCTAGAGCAACTGGCAGCTAGTTTTGAGCTGGAGGCTCATAAGAAGCATATGCGGATTCTGGTCAGCGGTGAACCTGACCCGTTGATGATGGAAGCTGATACCGAAAAATTAGGCCGGGTGTTCAACAATTTAATTGTTAATGCGCTTAAGTACGGCCAAGGCGGGCGTCATATTTTTCTTGATGCACAACGTATCGGTAGTGAAGTCGTTGTTAAGGTCTCAAATGATGGTGCACAAATTCCGAATGATGCTTTGAGTCAGTTGTTTGATCGTTTTTATCGCGTTGAGGAAAGCCGATCGCAGGAAACTGGCGGGACTGGTCTTGGGTTAGCGATTGCCCAAAGTATCATCGCTTTGCATGGCGGGTATATTTATGCCGATTCTAGCCCGGAGATAACAAGCTTTGTGATTCATTTACCATTAAAAGTTGGCGCTTCGCTGACAGACAATAAAAATAAATCTAATGAGGAAGCAGGAAAGTCAAAATGA
- a CDS encoding D-alanyl-D-alanine carboxypeptidase family protein, with the protein MKKLMRGLIAAVVAVLMIGGAAPAMSVSAAESSDTNLVDAKAAVAIEPTTGKILYAKNASSVLPIASMTKMLSIELVLDAIKSGKINWDDKVTLNNAIWELSQNRDLSNVPLRRDGSYSVRELYDASLIYSANAAMMLLAEKVAGSQEKFVSQMTAKLNSWGITDAKIVNVTGLNNSQLKDAKVPGTDDNAENEMSAKDMAQVAQHLLKDHPEVLKTTSIAKQTFRKGTSDAIDMENWNWMLKGLVSYDKNLPVDGLKTGTSDAAGDCFTGTVEKNGMRIITVILHANGDAKTRRFDQTKKLMTNVLENWKTMTLAEAGQGIKGYDSVKVNRGQSRTTPIAPSTKAVAVVPSNSSKQSLQYTYTPAKGVKKNTVEAPVKKGTTIAQLEVSAKGDNLGFVGSSASEGITLKTTKTDNKANFFVLIFRGIGDFFSNIF; encoded by the coding sequence ATGAAGAAGTTGATGCGCGGGTTGATTGCCGCAGTGGTGGCGGTATTGATGATTGGGGGTGCTGCGCCAGCAATGTCGGTATCTGCGGCAGAGAGCAGCGATACCAATCTAGTTGACGCCAAGGCAGCAGTAGCCATTGAACCGACTACTGGCAAGATATTATATGCTAAGAATGCCAGCAGTGTTTTACCAATTGCATCTATGACCAAAATGTTGAGCATTGAGTTGGTGCTTGACGCAATTAAGTCCGGTAAGATCAATTGGGATGACAAAGTGACACTGAATAACGCAATCTGGGAACTCAGTCAGAATCGTGACCTTAGTAATGTACCGTTGCGGCGCGATGGCTCTTATTCAGTCCGCGAACTGTACGATGCTTCTTTAATTTATTCGGCGAATGCAGCGATGATGTTATTAGCTGAAAAAGTAGCGGGTAGTCAGGAGAAATTTGTCAGTCAGATGACTGCAAAACTCAATAGCTGGGGTATCACCGATGCAAAAATTGTCAACGTGACCGGTTTGAATAACAGCCAATTGAAAGATGCTAAGGTACCCGGTACAGATGATAACGCGGAGAACGAAATGTCCGCAAAAGATATGGCCCAGGTGGCACAACATTTACTGAAAGATCATCCAGAAGTCCTTAAGACCACGAGTATTGCTAAACAGACATTCCGTAAGGGAACCAGTGATGCGATCGATATGGAAAATTGGAACTGGATGCTCAAGGGCCTAGTGTCTTATGATAAGAACCTCCCAGTTGATGGCTTGAAGACAGGTACTTCTGATGCCGCTGGGGATTGTTTTACAGGGACGGTTGAGAAAAATGGCATGCGAATTATTACGGTTATCTTGCATGCAAATGGTGATGCTAAAACTCGCCGTTTTGATCAAACCAAAAAATTGATGACCAATGTTTTGGAAAATTGGAAAACGATGACGTTAGCTGAAGCTGGTCAGGGGATTAAAGGGTACGACAGCGTCAAGGTCAATCGTGGTCAATCACGGACAACGCCGATTGCGCCGTCAACCAAGGCAGTTGCTGTTGTGCCATCTAACAGCAGCAAACAATCACTTCAATATACTTACACGCCAGCAAAAGGCGTGAAGAAGAATACTGTCGAAGCACCAGTCAAAAAAGGTACCACGATTGCGCAGCTGGAAGTTAGCGCCAAAGGTGACAACCTTGGCTTTGTCGGCAGTTCAGCAAGCGAAGGCATTACCTTAAAGACCACCAAGACCGATAACAAAGCAAACTTCTTTGTCCTGATCTTCCGTGGCATTGGCGATTTCTTCAGCAATATTTTCTAG
- a CDS encoding UDP-N-acetylmuramoyl-L-alanyl-D-glutamate--2,6-diaminopimelate ligase has protein sequence MALSLRACILLLKEHHLLKSAAIQNTEDVDMTGIAYDSRKVSGPTLFFCKGDKFRPIYLSMAKDNGARTYVAEKPYVEGNGLNALIVRNITKAMAILSAAFFDYPQDDLFVIAYTGTKGKTTASYFTEAILNEARPRHIALFSTIDTVVGPEPDQRFKSNLTTPESLDLFRDMREAVENGMTHLVMEVSSQAYLRNRVFGLTYDVGFFLNITPDHIGPNEHPTFANYLHNKLQLLVNARKVVINAETEHFDQVYAAATTTTYPESIYLFASAGFRPKRDDIDIDFRFDSQEADVAESRFTLVPVTEKAAALNIGGHYSLALIGDFNESNATAAIIGAGLAGVDASAAVPGIAKVKIPGRMEHTKVAGHGAVYVDYAHNYASMKALLSFLKHAYKDPRLLVVVGSPGDKGVSRRPGFAKVLTEFATEAFLTTDDPGYEDPANIIEEIDSKIDHSKVKVHKVLDRQKAIAEAISDSGPNDIVVVAGKGADPYQKVRGVNTPWPTDMAVVKQVAKSLQEG, from the coding sequence ATGGCACTATCACTTAGAGCATGTATCTTATTATTAAAGGAACATCATCTGCTAAAGAGTGCAGCAATTCAGAATACTGAAGATGTCGATATGACCGGCATCGCCTATGATTCACGCAAGGTCTCTGGACCAACGCTGTTTTTCTGCAAAGGCGACAAGTTCCGACCAATTTATCTTTCCATGGCCAAGGACAACGGTGCGCGAACTTATGTTGCCGAGAAACCTTACGTTGAAGGCAACGGCTTAAACGCCTTGATCGTGCGGAATATTACTAAAGCAATGGCGATTTTGAGCGCTGCTTTCTTTGATTATCCGCAAGATGATTTGTTTGTGATCGCTTATACAGGAACCAAGGGGAAAACCACAGCTTCCTATTTTACAGAAGCTATTTTAAATGAGGCTCGTCCACGACACATCGCGCTTTTTTCTACAATTGATACGGTTGTTGGCCCTGAGCCCGATCAGCGTTTCAAGTCTAATCTGACAACGCCAGAGAGCCTCGATCTTTTCCGCGATATGCGCGAGGCTGTCGAAAACGGTATGACCCATCTCGTGATGGAAGTGTCGAGTCAGGCATATTTGCGCAATCGCGTTTTTGGATTGACGTATGACGTCGGCTTCTTCCTGAACATTACGCCAGATCACATCGGACCGAATGAACATCCAACCTTTGCTAATTACTTACACAACAAGCTGCAATTGTTGGTCAATGCGCGCAAAGTGGTCATTAATGCCGAAACCGAGCATTTTGACCAGGTTTATGCTGCCGCAACGACCACCACTTATCCAGAAAGCATCTATCTGTTTGCCAGTGCTGGCTTCAGACCTAAACGCGATGATATCGATATTGATTTTCGCTTTGATAGTCAGGAAGCTGACGTTGCTGAGAGTCGTTTCACTTTAGTACCAGTCACGGAAAAAGCAGCAGCATTGAACATCGGCGGTCACTACTCGCTTGCTTTGATTGGTGATTTTAACGAAAGTAACGCGACGGCTGCTATTATTGGTGCTGGATTGGCTGGCGTGGATGCATCTGCCGCTGTTCCGGGGATTGCAAAAGTTAAAATCCCCGGCCGCATGGAGCATACGAAAGTTGCCGGACATGGTGCTGTCTATGTTGATTATGCGCACAATTACGCTAGTATGAAGGCGTTATTGTCGTTTTTGAAACACGCTTACAAGGATCCTCGATTACTGGTTGTGGTTGGATCCCCCGGTGATAAAGGCGTTTCTCGTCGTCCCGGATTTGCTAAGGTTCTCACTGAGTTTGCAACTGAGGCATTCTTGACTACCGATGATCCTGGGTACGAAGATCCAGCAAACATCATTGAGGAAATCGATAGTAAAATCGATCATAGCAAAGTTAAAGTACACAAAGTGCTTGATCGGCAAAAGGCCATTGCTGAAGCTATTAGCGACAGCGGACCAAATGATATCGTGGTGGTGGCTGGCAAAGGGGCCGACCCCTATCAAAAGGTACGCGGCGTCAACACACCATGGCCAACAGACATGGCTGTTGTAAAGCAAGTCGCTAAATCGCTACAGGAAGGCTGA